The window CGACTTCGTCGAGAAGCCGTTCAACGAGCAGCAGCTCCTCGACCGCATCCAGCAGGCGATCGACGTCGACCGCGAGCGTCGTCGCAACGGCGAGGAGCGCGCGCACCTGCAGTCGCTGCTCACGACGCTCAGCCCGCGCGAGCGCGAGGTGATGGACCTGCTGGTGCTCGGCAAGGCGAACAAGGAGGTCGCGGAGCACCTCGGGCTCAGCACGCGGACCGTCGAAGGCCATCGCGCGCGGCTCATGGAGAAGCTCGGCTGCGAGTCGCTCGCCGAGCTGGTGCGCATCAGCCTCGTCTGCTCGCAGCAGGCCCACACGTAGTAGTACGGCGTGCCGCGAGTACGTTTTCGTACTTGACCGTCGGCGCGCGATCCACGATTCGTGGACGTGCCCGGTCGGGCACCGCTTCCGACGTCCGCCGCTACGCACCCGCGGGGCGCTGCGCACTCGCGGGGTGAGAGCCGAAGCGGCAGATCGGAAGCCGATGCGCCGCTCCGGGGTCGGTCACGCGCGGGTCGCCTCTGACGGTGGGGAGGCGACCCGCGCCGGCCGCTTCCCGAGCCGACGCCGACCGTCGAGCTGGTGCTCGACGTGATCGCGCGCGCGCTCGAGCTCGCTCGACGTCGCCCGGCACCCTGGCGCGCAGTTGTTCCCTCGCGGGGACGACGCTAAGCAGGCGCGGGGAGGGTGTCGAGATGACGAGGAAGATCGTGGGCGCGCTCGCCGCCGTGCTGCTGCTCGTGGGCAGCGCGAGCGCGGAGGATGCCGCCAGCAAGGGCGGCAAGAAGGAGCGCGTCTCCTGCAAGGACATCCGGCAGGCGATGTCGAGCGGCAAGACCGCCGACCAGGTGGCCTCGGAGCTCGGGACGCGCACCAAGCGCGTCGAGCGGTGCATGGGCCGCGAGCCGCGGACCAAGAAGAAGGGAACGCAGGCCGGGCAGGCAGACGGTAGCGCCACCCCCGCCAAGGAGAAGTCGACGACGCCCTGAGGTTTCGTCCTCGGGTGCTTTCCCGCTCCGGCGCTCGCGACGCGGGCGCGACCGACGATGGTACGGTCGTTGCTGCGTCGCGACCGCCGTGAGCACGCAATCGAGTTTGCAAAGAGCCGCGCGTCGCGGCGCGATCGCGCTGGCGCTGGTCGTCGGCGCGTCCGTCGGCGTCGCAGCCGCCGGCCAGGGCGACGGCTGGTACGAGGCGACCGCCTACACCATCGAAGGCAAGACCGCCTCGGGCGCGAAGTCCAAGGAGGGCGTCGTCGCCGCCGATCCCGACCTGTTGCCGCTCGGATCGCGCATCCGCCTGCACGACGCCGGCCCGTACTCCGGCGAGTACGTCGTCAAGGACAAGGGTCGCAAGATCCAAGGTCGCGAGATCGACATCTTCGTCGAGGACGAACGGCAGGCGAAGGAGTTCGGCGAGCGGCGCGTGCGCGTCGAGGTGCTCGAGCGCGGCGAGGGACGGGCGGACGCGCGCCAGAAGCCGGCTCCCGAGGCCCACGAGCGCGCGCCGGCGGTCCGCTGAAGAGCGCACCGTACGCCGGAAAGTTCTGGTCTTCTTTGTAAGCTTGACCAGGTGAGCGGAGCCGCGCCTTGAACCCCGGCCTCGCGTACGAGATTCTGGCCGACGGTGCTCGACATGAGGCAGGGGGTTGGGATGGCGTGCGCGAGCCGCACCGGTCGGGTGCGGGGTGTTCGGCGTTGGGTTTCGGGTGGAGTGCTCGCGGCGGTGGCCGTGCTGACGCTCGCGAGCTCGGCGCCGGGCGCGACGTTCGGCTTCGAGGACGTCGCCAAGCGCGCGCAGGAGCTCGCGGCCGCGCCCTACAAGGACACGCGCGGCCCCGTGCCGGACTGGCTGCTCCAGATCAGCTACGATGAGTGGCGGGACATTCGCTTCCGCACCGATCTCGCGCTGTGGCGCGATCGTCCCGGCTTCCAGATCCAGCTCTTCCACCTCGGGCTGTTCTACGACCGACCGGTGC is drawn from Candidatus Binatia bacterium and contains these coding sequences:
- a CDS encoding sigma-70 family RNA polymerase sigma factor, which translates into the protein MPSDAIVYVVDDDASVRDALRFLVESVDLRVEACASAQAFLEAYDGSAPGCLVLDVRLRGMSGLDLQAELGRRGIQIPTIIVTGHGDVPMAVRAMKMGAIDFVEKPFNEQQLLDRIQQAIDVDRERRRNGEERAHLQSLLTTLSPREREVMDLLVLGKANKEVAEHLGLSTRTVEGHRARLMEKLGCESLAELVRISLVCSQQAHT
- a CDS encoding 3D domain-containing protein, which encodes MQRAARRGAIALALVVGASVGVAAAGQGDGWYEATAYTIEGKTASGAKSKEGVVAADPDLLPLGSRIRLHDAGPYSGEYVVKDKGRKIQGREIDIFVEDERQAKEFGERRVRVEVLERGEGRADARQKPAPEAHERAPAVR